The Eublepharis macularius isolate TG4126 chromosome 8, MPM_Emac_v1.0, whole genome shotgun sequence genome contains a region encoding:
- the NADK2 gene encoding NAD kinase 2, mitochondrial isoform X3, protein MLLAASKVLDRLKPVIGVNTDPDRSEGHLCLPVRYTHSFPDALQKLYRGEFRWQWRQRIRLYLEGTGINPVPVDLHEQQLSQEQHSRAHVNGRFQDQRSQISEPHLLPVRALNEVFIGESLSSRVNYKSCKPSFKFSLHRASYYEISVDDGAWEKQKSSGLNICTGTGSKAWSFNINKVANQAVEEVLKIAKKYESLSLPLNKELIQKVTNEYNESLLYSPEEPKMFFSIREPISNRVFSSSRQRGFASKVCVRSRCWDACMVVDGGTSFEFNDGAIASILIDTEDALCTVLLQE, encoded by the exons ATGCTGTTGGCAGCCAGTAAAGTGTTGGACCGATTAAAACCAGTTATTGGAGTAAACACAGACCCAGACAG ATCTGAAGGCCATTTGTGTTTGCCTGTACGCTATACTCACTCATTTCCAGACGCCCTACAGAAACTCTATCGTGGCGAGTTCAG atggcagtggcggcagcgaaTCCGATTGTACCTTGAAGGGACAGGTATTAACCCTGTCCCGGTTGACTTGCATGAACAGCAGTTGAGTCAAGAACAGCACAGCAGGGCCCATGTTAATGGAAGATTTCAGGATCAAA GGTCTCAGATCTCCGAACCCCATCTGTTGCCAGTGAGAGCATTAAATGAAGTTTTCATTGGAGAATCCCTCTCTTCCAG GGTGAACTATAAGTCCTGCAAACCCAGTTTTAAATTCTCCCTTCATAGGGCTTCTTACTATGAAATATCAGTTGATGATGGTGCATGGGAGAAACAGAAGAGCTCAGGTCTCAACATATGCACTGGAACTGGATCAAAAGCCTG gtctttTAATATCAACAAGGTAGCAAATCAGGCTGTGGAAGAAGTCCTTAAGATTG CTAAAAAGTACGAGAGTTTAAGCCTTCCATTGAACAAGGAATTAATACAAAAAG TAACAAATGAATATAATGAATCACTGCTGTACAGTCCAGAGGAACCCAAGATGTTTTTCAGCATACGAGAACCTATCTCTAATCGTGTTTTTTCAAGTAGCCGGCAGCGGGGATTTGCTTCAAA GGTGTGTGTCCGCTCTCGTTGTTGGGATGCCTGTATGGTTGTAGACGGAGGAACTTCTTTTGAGTTCAATGATGGAGCAATAGCATCTATATTGATCGATACAGAAGATGCACTGTGTACCGTTTTACTGCAAGAATGA